In Hevea brasiliensis isolate MT/VB/25A 57/8 chromosome 13, ASM3005281v1, whole genome shotgun sequence, a single genomic region encodes these proteins:
- the LOC110672793 gene encoding dihydrodipicolinate reductase-like protein CRR1, chloroplastic isoform X1, whose translation MAALSYHFQFTLQKSSKNVKTKPFISCSTQPAQNNIKVVIIGAAKEIGMAAVVAVTKARGMEVAGAVDTHFIGEDIGKLCDMEEPLEIPIMNDLTMVLGSISQSKETGVVIDFTDPTTVYDNVKQATAFGMKSVVYVPRIKLDTIAALSALCEKASMDLPSADASQIAKNLSNLGQLYNREDLSTDVLARGQVLGEDGVRVHSLVLPGLPSSTTVYFSGPGEVYSIKHDITDVQCLMPGLLLAIRKVIRLKVINCVIIYFFASAFSLLEVKSFLLSVTVAESGVWLGKVFVRSQVFLNLSAEPNPQHGQI comes from the exons ATGGCAGCCCTAAGTTACCATTTTCAATTCACGCTTCAAAAGAGTTCCAAAAATGTCAAAACTAAGCCTTTTATCTCTTGTTCAACTCAGCCTGCTCAGAACAATATTAAG GTAGTTATAATTGGAGCAGCAAAAGAAATAGGAATGGCTGCAGTTGTTGCAGTGACTAAAGCTAGAGGGATGGAGGTGGCGGGTGCAGTGGATACCCATTTTATAGGGGAAGATATTGGAAAG CTTTGTGACATGGAAGAGCCACTGGAAATACCCATCATGAATGACCTCACTATGGTTTTAGGTTCCATATCTCAG TCGAAAGAAACAGGGGTAGTCATTGATTTCACTGATCCTACTACAGTTTATGACAATGTGAAACAG GCAACAGCATTTGGCATGAAAAGTGTTGTCTATGTGCCtcgaattaaactagacacaattGCCGCACTTTCTGCACTATGTGAGAAGGCCAGCATG GATCTTCCATCAGCGGATGCATCCCAAATTGCAAAGAACCTCTCCAATCTGGGTCAGCTCTACAACAGGGAAGATTTATCAACAGATGTTTTG GCCAGAGGCCAAGTTTTGGGAGAAGATGGTGTTAGGGTGCATAGCTTAGTCCTACCTGGACTACCCTCCAGCACAACAGTTTACTTCTCTGGCCCGGGAGAG GTTTACTCTATCAAACATGATATCACAGATGTGCAATGCCTCATGCCTGGTCTACTCTTGGCTATTAGAAAGGTCATTCGTCTTAAGGTAATCAATTGTGTTATCATCTACTTTTTTGCTTCAGCCTTCAGCCTACTTGAAGTAAAATCATTCCTTTTGTCTGTCACTGTGGCAGAATCTGGTGTTTGGCTTGGAAAAGTTTTTGTAAGAAGCCAAGTGTTCTTGAATCTCAGTGCGGAACCTAATCCACAGCATGGTCAGATTTAA
- the LOC110672793 gene encoding dihydrodipicolinate reductase-like protein CRR1, chloroplastic isoform X3 has product MAALSYHFQFTLQKSSKNVKTKPFISCSTQPAQNNIKVVIIGAAKEIGMAAVVAVTKARGMEVAGAVDTHFIGEDIGKLCDMEEPLEIPIMNDLTMVLGSISQSKETGVVIDFTDPTTVYDNVKQATAFGMKSVVYVPRIKLDTIAALSALCEKASMGCLIAPTLSIGSILLQQAAISASFHYNNVEIVESKAQAADLPSADASQIAKNLSNLGQLYNREDLSTDVLARGQVLGEDGVRVHSLVLPGLPSSTTVYFSGPGEVYSIKHDITDVQCLMPGLLLAIRKVIRLKNLVFGLEKFL; this is encoded by the exons ATGGCAGCCCTAAGTTACCATTTTCAATTCACGCTTCAAAAGAGTTCCAAAAATGTCAAAACTAAGCCTTTTATCTCTTGTTCAACTCAGCCTGCTCAGAACAATATTAAG GTAGTTATAATTGGAGCAGCAAAAGAAATAGGAATGGCTGCAGTTGTTGCAGTGACTAAAGCTAGAGGGATGGAGGTGGCGGGTGCAGTGGATACCCATTTTATAGGGGAAGATATTGGAAAG CTTTGTGACATGGAAGAGCCACTGGAAATACCCATCATGAATGACCTCACTATGGTTTTAGGTTCCATATCTCAG TCGAAAGAAACAGGGGTAGTCATTGATTTCACTGATCCTACTACAGTTTATGACAATGTGAAACAG GCAACAGCATTTGGCATGAAAAGTGTTGTCTATGTGCCtcgaattaaactagacacaattGCCGCACTTTCTGCACTATGTGAGAAGGCCAGCATG GGTTGTCTGATTGCACCAACCCTATCCATAGGATCTATACTCCTCCAGCAAGCTGCCATTTCAGCTTCTTTCCACTACAACAACGTAGAAATTGTGGAATCAAAGGCACAAGCAGca GATCTTCCATCAGCGGATGCATCCCAAATTGCAAAGAACCTCTCCAATCTGGGTCAGCTCTACAACAGGGAAGATTTATCAACAGATGTTTTG GCCAGAGGCCAAGTTTTGGGAGAAGATGGTGTTAGGGTGCATAGCTTAGTCCTACCTGGACTACCCTCCAGCACAACAGTTTACTTCTCTGGCCCGGGAGAG GTTTACTCTATCAAACATGATATCACAGATGTGCAATGCCTCATGCCTGGTCTACTCTTGGCTATTAGAAAGGTCATTCGTCTTAAG AATCTGGTGTTTGGCTTGGAAAAGTTTTTGTAA
- the LOC110672793 gene encoding dihydrodipicolinate reductase-like protein CRR1, chloroplastic isoform X2, with translation MAALSYHFQFTLQKSSKNVKTKPFISCSTQPAQNNIKVVIIGAAKEIGMAAVVAVTKARGMEVAGAVDTHFIGEDIGKLCDMEEPLEIPIMNDLTMVLGSISQSKETGVVIDFTDPTTVYDNVKQATAFGMKSVVYVPRIKLDTIAALSALCEKASMGCLIAPTLSIGSILLQQAAISASFHYNNVEIVESKAQAADLPSADASQIAKNLSNLGQLYNREDLSTDVLARGQVLGEDGVRVHSLVLPGLPSSTTVYFSGPGEVYSIKHDITDVQCLMPGLLLAIRKVIRLKQNLVFGLEKFL, from the exons ATGGCAGCCCTAAGTTACCATTTTCAATTCACGCTTCAAAAGAGTTCCAAAAATGTCAAAACTAAGCCTTTTATCTCTTGTTCAACTCAGCCTGCTCAGAACAATATTAAG GTAGTTATAATTGGAGCAGCAAAAGAAATAGGAATGGCTGCAGTTGTTGCAGTGACTAAAGCTAGAGGGATGGAGGTGGCGGGTGCAGTGGATACCCATTTTATAGGGGAAGATATTGGAAAG CTTTGTGACATGGAAGAGCCACTGGAAATACCCATCATGAATGACCTCACTATGGTTTTAGGTTCCATATCTCAG TCGAAAGAAACAGGGGTAGTCATTGATTTCACTGATCCTACTACAGTTTATGACAATGTGAAACAG GCAACAGCATTTGGCATGAAAAGTGTTGTCTATGTGCCtcgaattaaactagacacaattGCCGCACTTTCTGCACTATGTGAGAAGGCCAGCATG GGTTGTCTGATTGCACCAACCCTATCCATAGGATCTATACTCCTCCAGCAAGCTGCCATTTCAGCTTCTTTCCACTACAACAACGTAGAAATTGTGGAATCAAAGGCACAAGCAGca GATCTTCCATCAGCGGATGCATCCCAAATTGCAAAGAACCTCTCCAATCTGGGTCAGCTCTACAACAGGGAAGATTTATCAACAGATGTTTTG GCCAGAGGCCAAGTTTTGGGAGAAGATGGTGTTAGGGTGCATAGCTTAGTCCTACCTGGACTACCCTCCAGCACAACAGTTTACTTCTCTGGCCCGGGAGAG GTTTACTCTATCAAACATGATATCACAGATGTGCAATGCCTCATGCCTGGTCTACTCTTGGCTATTAGAAAGGTCATTCGTCTTAA GCAGAATCTGGTGTTTGGCTTGGAAAAGTTTTTGTAA
- the LOC110672795 gene encoding BAG family molecular chaperone regulator 1, with protein MMRMKTKPTALSPMNGGSRVGGSGGGGETGAEWELRPGGMLVQKRNPDSDRSSIPPPTIRVRVKYGSTFHEISISSQATFGELKKMLTGPTGLHHQDQKLIYKDKERDSNAFLDISGVKDKSKIVLVEDPISQEKRFLEMRRNAKMEKASKSISEISLEVDRLAGQVSALESIITKGGKVAEKTVPNLIELLMNQLLKLDGIMGDGDVKLQRKMQVKRVQKYVETLDMLKLKNSMPNGNGNHIPMQHQEKHNSNGQRLAPIQEQPPRHSNGQTLIPIEEEQPRHLLVHHHHQQQQQQQNSTSGAVVVTTQWETFDSFPALMPVPSTSTSVTNNNSVHQPKFPWDFFD; from the exons atgatgagaATGAAGACTAAACCGACAGCGCTGTCGCCTATGAATGGCGGCTCAAGAGTTGGTGGCAGCGGCGGCGGAGGCGAGACTGGAGCCGAATGGGAGCTTAGACCAGGAGGAATGTTGGTACAGAAGCGAAACCCGGACTCTGATCGGAGCTCCATCCCCCCACCGACAATAAGAGTTAGGGTTAAGTACGGGTCAACGTTCCACGAAATCAGTATAAGCTCCCAAGCTacatttg GGGAGTTGAAGAAAATGTTGACAGGGCCGACAGGACTGCACCATCAAGACCAAAAGCTGATTTACAAAGACAAGGAGAGGGATTCAAATGCATTTCTTGACATATCTGGAGTGAAGGACAAGTCCAAAATTGTTCTCGTTGAGGACCCAATTAGCCAAGAAAAACGTTTCCTTGAGATGAGAAGGAATGCCAAGATGGAGAAGGCTTCAAAATCCATTTCAGAAATCAGCCTGGAAGTTGATAGACTGGCCGGCCAG GTGTCCGCCCTTGAATCTATAATTACTAAAGGTGGGAAAGTAGCGGAGAAAACTGTGCCtaatttgattgagttattgaTGAATCAATTGCTGAAATTGGATGGAATTATGGGCGATGGGGATGTGAAATTACAGAGGAAAATGCAG GTGAAAAGAGTTCAAAAGTATGTAGAGACTCTAGATATGTTGAAGTTGAAGAACTCCATGCCTAATGGCAATGGGAATCACATACCAATGCAGCATCAAGAAAAGCATAATTCAAATGGACAGAGGCTAGCCCCAATTCAAGAACAACCACCGAGGCATTCCAATGGGCAAACGCTAATACCAATAGAAGAGGAGCAACCGAGGCACTTGCTGGTTCACCACCACcatcagcagcagcagcagcagcagaatTCGACCTCAGGGGCAGTTGTGGTTACCACACAATGGGAAACCTTTGATTCTTTCCCTGCGTTAATGCCAGTCCCTTCAACATCCACCTCAGTCACAAATAATAATTCAGTTCATCAACCCAAGTTCCCATGGGATTTCTTCGACTAG